The sequence CCTTCTGATTGACTTCCAGTTTCACAACAGAGGAAGGGGAGGGGTCTTTTAGGATGGAGCTGGATGGGAGCTCCCTGGAGGGTGGGACTTTGATGATATGGCCTGCATCGATGTTGTAACTGCCCTCTGCTTCCTCCTCTTCTGTGGGATAAACAGCAATGACAGGGTGATTGTGCATGCAGTTTGAGTtgtcaaataaaatatacatcatATTCTTCACATGACACCAAATCTAATCCAGACATATGCAGTTCAATTCAATGAAAGATTTGTATAGATCATTTAACAATAGGTATTTTCAAGAAGCAGACTTCTGGATGAAGTTTTCGGAACcttatgagcaagccagaggcgacgGGGAAAAAGTGCTCACAGATGAGCACAGGAATGTCTTTAAGATTACAGCAGCAGCCCTTAGAATGCCTTAGAATCCGTACAGTATCATGGTAAGATTATCCACTGACGCAAATgtaagtttgttttgtttttaatgtaagtACAAAATGTTTTTGAGAAGGGCAAACTTCATAGCAACAGAAAGTGAAACACAATAGGactgtatttttacagtgttaATGACATTTTCTGACGTAGGTATCATCAACCTCTCCTTGTTAATGATGTGTAGTCTGTGCAgtatctgtgcatgtgtgtgtgtgtctaagtgagtgagtgtgtgtgtagcagtagGTGTTAATGCCCAGTCAGCTGTTGAGCTGTCGTATGAGACAGCAGGCTGCAGCTGTGGTTGTGTGTCTGCCAGCGAGAGGCTGGAGTGAGAGGTGTCAGGTGTCCACACACCCCCAGACACTCTTGTCATTTACAAGCCATTCATCaacaccctctcactcacctccgcacacacaatctcacacactcttgtcTTTCACTTGTCAGCATTAACAAATTAACATCTCCTCACATGACCACTGGGGGCACACTAAGGCAGAGAATTTCTTAATTGTCTGCATATTactgagacttttttttaaaacaatttggATCACAATGATTTTAGATccatatattattaaaatatgaaaCTTTGCTGACAGCCTGTACAATAAGTTGGGTTTTCTCAAAGGCTCATGATTAAATAGGTCAGACTCACCTTGCTCAGAGGACTCTGTATCCTCTGCGAAGGTTTCCCCGTCCTCTGTTGCATCCTGTCCTCTGGCCCGAGGCTGCTGCACACAGGCTGATACTCGATTTAAAGCTGCCTCACTCTTCTTCTTACTATTCCTCAGACCCTTCCAGCTCTCCTGAGTGCCACTGTCTCCACTGCCTGTACACAGAGACGGAGTGAGGAAAAACACGCCAGATTCACACATATGAGCAACATTTAGCCAGTGATTGTATTTGACCTGTATCACTTTGGCCTTCAGACTCATTGGCTGTCATGTTAGAGAGTCTGGAGTCTGCTTTTGGACTGCGCTGAGAAGTGTACAAGTGAGCAGACCCCAAGGTTTCACGCTCCCGGATGGTTTTACTGACAGCGGGTTTGGATTTCAGCTGTGCCATGTGGTGCTCGTGGAGGCTCTTTTGAGAGGACTGCATCTTCACCTGAGAGGTAAATAGAATAGCGTGGACATAATATTTAGTGAACTATAATGGAAGTGCATGAGGCACGTAGGAATAAACATCAGTGATAGAAAACGACATGAGCAAcgcactgaggaagagacagtaACCTGTACAGCTCCAAGACGACCAAAGCTCCGGTTGGACAgcctcctcttcttcatcaaATCCCCACCTCCTCTTCCTGACTCCTCCGTCAGCAGCACCATGCCCACAGACCTGTCATTCAAGCAATGCCACAGGTTTTTAATAACACAAGACTTGCATGCTCAttgaaaaaatacagaaattgtATATTACTGTCGCTGAGCGTTACAGCATTTGGGCTGCATTTCCACATCAATGCCATGGCGCGTCTTTCTTAGAGAATGCCCTTGCATTTCCCTGGCAACATGCCCAAAGAAGCACACAAACGTGTGGCAGGCTGCACTCAAACAAAGAGATTAACCTCCCTCCTCCCATTTCTGTGCCATTTGTTACTGGGAGCTTAATGTGAATCACAAGCAGAGCCCTTGGTGCAAAAGAGGGAAACCTCATTGACTTTTTTTCTCCCCCATGTCCTGCTTGTTACATAACAGAATTAGAGCAAGTGTGTTTTTTGTAGCCTACTGTTGGTGTGTCCATTTGTATTTGTGCTAAacgtctgtgtatgtgtggctctgtgtgttTACGTATGTGATACTGTGCCCTGGGGCAGCATGATTGACAAGCTAGGGATAGGGGCTGCGATGGTGTGTGCTGTCCCCATGAGGCAAGTTCTGCTGCACCACGCAATGACAAACATGATGTGACACAGCCCCTCCCTATTGGGAGATCTCCCAGCATCTAATTAAACAGAACTGATTATCTGGGAGTTgcactcattctcacacacacacacacacacacacacacatacacagctcaTTGCAGATAAGGTGTATGTTGGTTAAAGAAATCGCATAATGCAAACACACAAGATGTAGCCTATTACAGATATTACAGCTGATGCTATACTTCCCTTTACGATAATAcactaaataaaatgtgttatgtttataaaataaatatatgtttctcaaaaacacaagaagaaaagaaaatgtctcaTTAGGAATTGTGAGAAATAGTGATAATATGAAGGGAAATCGTGTGTTATGAACAATAAgacaaaatgcattttaatgcGAAAATGAAGAATCTGGCTGCTTGCCTGGTGACTGCAGCAAGACATCCCagacatcaatacacacacacgcacacgcacacacacacttttctagcATGTGCTAAAGGGATTCTGGCTAACTGCCCATGCGTCCAAGTGTCACTGTCATGCAGTATCATGTCGCGGCCAGCGTGGGGACATGACTACACGGGCGGAAACAGAACGGAGGTGACACAGCAGCGGGACAGCTGGGAACACAATGGAAGACTGCCCAGAGGTCCCGAGACAGagcaagacagacagaacaagagagacagagtgacatagagagagtgagagagcctGTGGGTCCCGATGATGGCGTTAATTGAAAAGTAACAGGCTCACTCAACTTGTAAACCAAGAAGCCACTTACCTGAGAACAAGAACCAGTCTGACCTAAGGCCTAGTCTGACCTCCAATTCACACATGTAAATAATGTGGAGTATGACTTTTTGCACGTGTCACTGTGAGAAATTAGCAATATCTGCTTCAAATTAAAGGTCTGCTTTAAAAAGCATATACTGTAGACATAAAACAGAtgtttgtaatatatataataatcaaTAACCCTTCATTCACTCAGTATCAGGCTTCCACCGCATTGCTGGCATTTGAAGGCCAGAGTCCTTTCATAATATTAtcatgagttaaaaaaaaagttaactaAAAGAAGCCAGATCAATAAAACGAATTATTGCAAAAAGTTGATTCATTATTAACTTAATAGCTGACTATCAATCACAATATTTAATTATTCTAaagaatttagaaaaaaaaagaaaacattttttactcATCTTAGTGAGTTATGTAAAAATGTcagttttatatattattttctttaactaTTAGATTATGATAAATGATGAAATACTTCATAGTCAGCTCCTGAGCTGCACATTTTCCGGCTttcttatatataaaaaatgaaaatgtgtttCTTTACTTTAAACCCCCACTGCTCCAGGCAGCCTGCTTGTGGTGTGATGCATTTCAGACTCTTTACTGTCTATGATAAGACTCAAATGGACTTCCTCACTGAGGTCAGATGAGTTCCTCCGTTTCCTGTTTATAGTATGAGGTGTGGTCCGCAAGATGAGGGGCTTATCTAAAAGTGTGCATATGTTGTGGATGAAGAAGGATAGATTACTTACTTGACTTTCTTCTGTGGTTCAGGTGGAGCCACAGGCCCTAGACCGGTTGATTTCCGCTTTCGTGGTCGACCAGGGCCCCGACGCGCAGGACTTCGAGGAGTCTCCTCTTtcctgaagaaaaaacaaaatgatggCTTTGTAATTTCTTTAAAGAGAATTGGAAATTAATTTCTGGTTTTATTTGAGAAGAAGTAGCAGTCCTTACTGGTGGTCATGCTTCCTCTGAAGCTTGACTAATTCCTTCTGCTTCTCTTTGTAGCGCCGTTGCAAATCTGCTAGCCTCACTCGTATAGCAAGTTCCTGACTGTCTATAGCTTCCATAGCACTCTTCACAGGACACACCTTGAGAGCAGAAGTAACCAGGTCAttcagaaagaaagcaaaaaattataaaaataaatgaataaaggcaTAAAGGTTCATTACTGGCTCATGGCGAGGGGTCCAATTGCATTTCCGCCGCAGGTTAAGGGTTCTTTTGGCTGGACAATGCTTTTCAGCATCTGCGATACTGCTTGCCTTGGAGTCCAACTCCAGGGCACGAGCCACTGCCAAGGTAGCGAGACTCTGGAGGTCGAATATTAGTTGCTCTTGTCCTGTGTCAAGAAAAGATAAGAATACTAACTACTGATTTCTAAGGCCACTGGGGTTTGAAATGCGATTCAGGAGTtgggtttattttattgttttgtgaaGCAGCaagatttaaaattatttttagtaatatatttaaatttttggGTCATTGCATGTTCTAAATCAAGTGATTAAATAAGTACTTCAATagattttaaagcattttagaGCAATATGCTAATGGTATAATTAGCCTTAAAATGTTAACAAGTTTTAGCAATGTTTAGTTTTTACTCAGATATGGAAAACAAAGCAGAGGCTTTGTTTCGTTTGGTGAAAAGTGTGTGGATCAAACGAGTTTGCAGAAACAAAAGGCATAGAAGTGTGTCCCTCAGGACAAAGGGTAGCAGCAGCCCAGCCTGTTTCCCCTCTCCCCTGAGACTGCAAGCTCTTTAGAACAAAAATCTTTCTTAATCTAACCCTGCCCCCAAAACAACCCACTTCTCTCAATTTTCTGCAGGCATGTTATTTTTGGAATTTTTATAAGGGACATTGCTAGCTTGGTTTCTAGCATGAATTCTGCTCACTATAGCTCACCTTCACTTTTGTCTGTAATGTGGTGCTCCTGTTGGCGCTCCAGATCAGCCAGCTCACTAAGGAGCTCCATGCCATATGTACTGGCATAGAAGGGGCCAGCACAGCCCTGAGAAGTGGTGGAAGCAGGTGGGGAGGGGGGAGGGCAGTCTCCGCAGAAGGCAGCGGCAATCAGGAGCTCCAGGCTCCAATAACTTGGCACAATTGGCTGTGGAAAGGGAGTGGCACTGATAGGAGATGAAGGAGCAGAGAGAATCTGTACACAGTCTTCCTCCTGAGCTTCCTTTTCTGTCCCTTCTGCCACTGCCTCAGTGCCTGTGCTGGGTTGGAGGTCAGCTGGATTAAGTGGAACACATGGATGCTCGGGAGCTGGTGCTGTCTGTGGTTTCAGCTCAGAAACAACATCTTCCTTCTCAAGAAGGTCACCATCCTCCTGACAGACTATGGTAGAGTCCTTATGCACTGGTTCCTCTAACCAACCACCAGGACAGGGTGCTGCTTCACAGGCTGATGATTCTTCAGGGTGGCAAATGAGCATTGCTGCCTCTCCCTGTACTTGTTCATGCTCCACAGGCATACAGCAGACCACTGTATCGGGCTCTCCATTCTGTTCCAGTGCACCTCGTGCCTGCTCTTGTGCCATATCTTCCTCATTCTTTTCATCCTCTGGCAACTGAGACTCTGTGATGGGTCTCACTATTGCATGGCACTCAGGTGCTTCCGCCATACTGGACAGAGGGGCTGGAGCATGCTCAACTGGCTCAACTGGAATGGCTTCCAGTTCAGCTGGTTCAGCCAGTTGTACATCCTGTGGTGAGGGCCCACTTCTGTATCCCATGGAGATTGCAGGATAGCTGTATCCCGGTGGAAGGTCTGAGGAAAGAAAATTATTTTGAGAGTGCAACAAATCAACATCTCAAACAGAGTGCATTGCTTATTATACATGCTAAACTTTCGGAGAAAAGCCTGTGTAGGAAGACATCTGCTTAGATTTGCTGAGCTGATCGTTGCCATACTAGGCATCTGAAGAGCTGTTGAGTAGGAGCTCTGAAGTAGTGCTGCATTTCAACTTCTCTGGAACATTAATATCATCTGACACAGTAAAGCACTTAGTGAGGTGTTAATGATAATGAAAAAGTTGTGGACAAAGAGAGGCTAGTGGAGGCAGGGTCTCTGGACAAAGTGATTCTCGTCATTACTGAGGTGGCAGGCTTGGAAGACGAGCTGCCGGCCATTTTCCGCAGCTTAATCAATCGAGCGCTTGCCAATGCAGCCACCCACACAGAGCCACAGATTCTAAAAGCAGCCAGATTGTTCCGGCATGAGTGTTGAGTAGCTCAGTGTGGATAACGATCTACATATGGTGTTCTTGATTTGTAGAGTGAATGACTGGAGTCACTTATgcttcagaaaaaaagacatgaaGGTGGGCGTACAAAGACTGGTGTGATGGTTTGATGTGTTTTCTTTGAAACTCAACAACACAAATTCCAAAGAGCCTCTAAGGCTGACATTAAGCCAGGCAAAACTATTTGTCAGCATAATCTCTACACAGGCCAAgtagatacagacacacaaggTTCTGAAAGCAGGTCATGTCAACATTGCATGTCATGTACAGTAGTTGGAAGTTGTAAATCTATACGAAACACATGAATCTGAGACAGTCTTACCTGGTTCCATAGACTGTGGGTAGTCCTGTGGAGGCTGGCCCTTTGCTCTCTTGTCCTGAGTTTCTGTTATATTGGGTAACTGTGATGGCGCAGGGCTGATAGCAGGGGAGCAGGGCACAGTAGCAGCAGGACTCGGGACAGGGCAGGGGGTGGAGGGGGTGCTTTTTGGATGTGGATGCATACATGGTGACTGACAACATGGCGACATGTGCGCAGCAGAGGCCCTGGGAGGTGATGAAGCACGGTTTGAAGAGCCAAAGGTATAAGACTTGGTAGCTTTGGAGTTCCTGGGCTCAGAGAGGATGTCCTGCAAGTCCACGCCACATGCACCATGGTCCTCAGGTTTCTTCTGCATCTGAAATAAATAGAGTTGTAAATGAAGGCAAAGCGAATCCATAGACAGCTATTTGATATACCTTTCCATCCAAATGTCAAACAAATTTGGGtaacaaaaaaagcaaaggcAACAGAAGGGGATTTTTCAGATGACAACTCATTGATCTTAAATACTGTGTACTACCCTTTGTACAACAACACTTAACTGATATGCACTATATTTCAAGCAATTTGCAGGCATATTAGCATTTTTTACAGAATGTAACTATAATCTACATTATATGgtaattttgttattattttgtatattattattttttaaattcttattATATGTTGTGTTGGTATTCTTTTATAAAAGGTGCTCATGTAAAATTCAGTTAAATTACTCCAGCTCATATGTTGTATCATATAGACTGTGTTGTGACTTGGTTATGTCTGGCAAGTAATAAGTAGAAGTTAAGTGATATCTGGAAGAATCTTCAATATGTTACATTTCTCATGAAGGGTGTGGGGAAAATGTCTTCTATATAATCATACATGGCCATTTCATGTCACTTTTGTTCATCTGCTATACAACTCTAGCATCATATGTATAAAGACATGCCTGGTTGTGAGTATTTCTGTGTTGAGGCTCTATGCTGTGTGCTCCTCTGTGTTGCTGTGGTGGTTGAGGCAGTTGCTGATGGCCAGGATGTTGCTGATGCTGCAGCTGCTGATGTTGCTGGAGTGCATACAGTTCTTGTTGCCGTAGAAACTGGGAGCGAGAGTACACAGCGGGATGCTGCATGTGGGAGGGAGGCCCCCGGGCCCTGTACACTGGAGGCCATAGACCCGGCTGCTCCATCACATCTAATAGAAGCAAGAGAAAGGGGGAGtaaattttttttgcaataattttatttcagaatatataCAGAAATCAATCAACAATGTCAAATTCACTTACACAAGTATCTGCTCATAGAGACACAAGCACAAATACAGTTCTCTCTTACTACAGCCTACACTCAGGGCACTGCAGCAAGACTGTTAAACCAAACAGAATACACCcacatcctctctctcacatacatgctgaaaaatatataacatgCTTTGTTCCATATTTGAAATTCTCTGAAATCTTTGAGAAACATGTCATTACATGAATGTAATGGTGTtaatagtggtgatgatgatgatgagacaCAGAATGGAGACGTTTGTTTCAGACCAGCCCGGAGATTTATCTTCGCCAGAGAATATATCCTGAGATTTAAGGGTGATTTGGCCAGTCTGAGTTAAGAAAATAGGCATATTCCTTAAAAAATCTCCAAAAGACACCATAGGTCTGTGGAAGATAAGTTCCCATGTCTGTACCATTGTTAGGTCTCTGCTGAGGAGCTTAGCTAGGCCCAGTGTTCTTTTCCCATATTTCACACAGCTTTTCTAAACTCTTACACATTCAGTCTAACCCTTCCTGCTCAATACCTCCACCCCCAATCCTCACCCTCCCTGATGCACCATGGACCTTGTTCTGAAATGTTAACCCGGCTCGGCTAATGCTACCCAAGGGAAGACTTTTGTGGATGCGCTTCCCGACTTAGCTTAGACTCCAACAGAGAGCGGAAGGAAGCAAGCTCCGTCAAGGATGAAGAGCTAATTAAATTTCACAGCCTGTTTGCAGCAAAGAGGCACGTGTGGACTAGAGGGTCTAGAGAAACGTCATGTTTGCTATCACAGAAGTAGCCTCTATGTATAGACCTGGGAATGGAAAGAGCATCATTGCAATGTGGACGGCCAACCCCTATGGAGATGGGGGTGGTGGGGTCCATAGGAAATCGCTGGCTTTCAGGGAATCATGCACAGAGGTTTTGTCCATTAGCTAATCACAAACACCGTACAACTAACTTCAGTTTCTGTAGTGGAATTCTCTAAAGCAAAGTTCTATACATGTCTTTAAACAAATTAGTCATTGTTGAAAGATTCATAGGGACAAGCCCAGAAAATCTGTAGTTTGgtcaacaaaataaaattgacAAATTGAGTATAAGAAGATGTAGAAGGACTTCAGCATACCCAAGTGATGTGTGGCTGGATGGGAAGCAGGCTCAGTGGGTAGCACCACTAGCTGGGCAGAAGGGTCCTGGGGCAGGGGAAGTACAGGCTGGAGGGGAGCAGGCATAGTTGCAGAGAAACCAGGGGGAAGATTCTGGTGGAGACTGGTGTGGCTTATTCCTAAGGAATAGAAAGATTGAATAGAAAGAAGCAGAATGGCAAATTCCATCATTGTTTGCAATTGTCATATACAGACATGGCACAGTAAACAATATTCCATATGATACAgcacaaaatatatttctcattataataataataataatcattattattattatttataatgattattattattatcactgtTCCCACAACAGCAGCTAATTACACACCGTAGGAATGGCCTGTCATCCAGAGGGAAGGACTTGCTGTGCGGGGCATCCAGTGGTGGTGTGCAGAGTGGGCATGTGCAGCAGGGTCTCCCAACTGGCCTGACTGCAGGGACGTGCCACCAGGCACCATCAAATGAGACGGAATGTCACCTCTGCAACTACTGGAGGGATGAATCCTTGCAAATTCTACCCTTTCCTTGTTGTCCCTAAAAATGTACATAAACAAAGGTTAAAGGGCAGAAGTTTTGCAAGTCTTagaaaagtgtttttatttgcaTGTTTGCAAGAGATCCTGTGTCATAAATGGATTATTTGCCTGATAAATGATTCTTGCTCTCTGTCCAAGCATGGATGACCACCAGTGACACCCATGTGTTCCCCATGCATTCTctttctgtcctcctctctgGATGAGTCTGTGGGATACATGGGCCGTGAAGCACCtaaaaaaatttacattttatttcaacaCATGGTCTCTTACTGTGATATCTGAGATGCTATCTTTTCAATAATCAAAACCATCTGTAAAGTAACAGCTGTACAGCAGCCTCTGTAAGTGTTCTCTTTCCCTGTTCAAGTATTTAAACAAGCAGCAGGAAAAACTGTTTCCACTTTAGGTCTTGAAAGGCACGCTGTTTATTTTTCACCAGAAAGGTCTTCCAGAGGTCACTCACAAACAAGCAAGAATGCTtgattttctgtttgtttattcagtgtCTAAGATGTTAAAATTTGTGCTTACCTTTCATGCCAGAGTGGATCCGCCCCTGGCAGCTGCTTGGATGGTTGTCAGGAGGTCTGCAAGTTGGTTCTTTCTGCCGTGCCACAGCAACTGCGATACCCACAGGAGGTTGCCGCACTTCCCCCTCCCCATGAGCCACTTCCCCCATCTCCCTGCTTCGCCCTCCACAGTCATGGCGTTCACTCTCATTAGTTATGACTTTCCTGGAAggcagggttgttttggcagtcTGCAAGGTGCAGTTGGTGTTGTTAGGTCCCGTTTTTATGCTTCCCAGTCCTCCAAATGGGGTTTTCTGGGACAGGAGGAGAGGCTGCTGCTGGTTGCTATACTTAAGAAGGTTTTTCATGGCACTACCCTCTCCCTGTGGACCCAAAACCTCCTGCTGGTTCTGCACAGGAGCAGGTGGCGGACCCATTCCAGCTGACTGGTGTTGATGGGGCTGCTGCCTAACACTGGTAGGTCCGCTGACGGACTCCATGTAAACCCTGCGCTGATCCTCCTCCAAGTGGATATGATGGGGGTGCATTGCCCATGGTGGCACAGGTGATTGCTGATGTGAATGATGCTGTGAACTGTTATTATAACCATATGGAGACATGTCCATTTTTCGCTTCATCTCTTGACTGCTACTGGTCTGCACCAGCTCTGCTGAAGGAGCACCTGAACCTGTTCTGCCATGCTGCTGGTGGCGGATGCGGGCTACCTTTTGGCCTTCTCTCTGCATGGAGCAGCTTCCACCTCCAGAGACAGACCCTTGCTGAGATATGGTCTTAGTGAGGGGTGAGGAGTTAGGAGTTGACCCAGAATGTGAGCAATCCCTATAAGATTGTGGGTTAACATTACTAAGATGAGTTAACAGATGGCCAGATTTGGGCTCCTGTGTCAGAGCAGATCTATATACCTCGGTGTCCATGCCATTGATGCAGTCTGCACTATGAGAGCGCACAGCCTGATGCTGCTGAGGATGgttctgctgctgttgctgtaaGTGATGATCATTGTTGTGCATCCAATCAGGGGCTTTTTCTGCTTTTCGGTAGGGATGCTGCTTTTGTGGTGCAGGCTGCTGCTGTTGATGCTCCTGTTGTTTTCTGTGCCAGTTCCCAGAATGCCCCACACCCCCACTTGTCTTTTCCATTGCCTTTTCTTTGGTACTGCTTCCCCCACCAGCCACTCCCTGGCATTCAGGGTTTCCCAGTTGAAAG comes from Hemibagrus wyckioides isolate EC202008001 linkage group LG02, SWU_Hwy_1.0, whole genome shotgun sequence and encodes:
- the LOC131366434 gene encoding BAH and coiled-coil domain-containing protein 1 isoform X5, whose protein sequence is MESRDFGAPAHLLSERGALVHRAASRITSSGHGSVQHAAAFPPGKYYPSHLPMATHSGSGLMGNSSASFMGTFLASSLGSSPSHPPHPSRPPSSPSSPPCRGGPHSTASQIWFPHSHEAAPGYPRFSGSLAHTFLPISHLDHHANSGVLYGQHHFYDTQKENFYLRSLPSQPPLISANHSIPPMSRTEPGNTQVSCSRDAGSAVNLHKSLKEASIDKGMVSGTKDKERPSSKHESKDRHPHNQHPQPQHLHSHQPQHHSQHPSTMDNMNGMERHKASLLMEYKDHSQSMSKPLSACLLNGKMQNGDSRAEVGSKGSMPSCGGESMGRGPGDSTNAQARHMGNSSTGRCTKEAVSGEMRISEQPPPDCIERGQVLHQSLSYSVPPPLPVGSATGGGHPGSFHCLQLHASHPHHTQHPHHSHHSHHHPDFFCPPPPAPITNSSLHEKGVGSGGAREPKATRPTFVPSVGHLAEKAGGPFQLGNPECQGVAGGGSSTKEKAMEKTSGGVGHSGNWHRKQQEHQQQQPAPQKQHPYRKAEKAPDWMHNNDHHLQQQQQNHPQQHQAVRSHSADCINGMDTEVYRSALTQEPKSGHLLTHLSNVNPQSYRDCSHSGSTPNSSPLTKTISQQGSVSGGGSCSMQREGQKVARIRHQQHGRTGSGAPSAELVQTSSSQEMKRKMDMSPYGYNNSSQHHSHQQSPVPPWAMHPHHIHLEEDQRRVYMESVSGPTSVRQQPHQHQSAGMGPPPAPVQNQQEVLGPQGEGSAMKNLLKYSNQQQPLLLSQKTPFGGLGSIKTGPNNTNCTLQTAKTTLPSRKVITNESERHDCGGRSREMGEVAHGEGEVRQPPVGIAVAVARQKEPTCRPPDNHPSSCQGRIHSGMKDSSREEDRKRMHGEHMGVTGGHPCLDREQESFIRDNKERVEFARIHPSSSCRGDIPSHLMVPGGTSLQSGQLGDPAAHAHSAHHHWMPRTASPSLWMTGHSYGISHTSLHQNLPPGFSATMPAPLQPVLPLPQDPSAQLVVLPTEPASHPATHHLDVMEQPGLWPPVYRARGPPSHMQHPAVYSRSQFLRQQELYALQQHQQLQHQQHPGHQQLPQPPQQHRGAHSIEPQHRNTHNQMQKKPEDHGACGVDLQDILSEPRNSKATKSYTFGSSNRASSPPRASAAHMSPCCQSPCMHPHPKSTPSTPCPVPSPAATVPCSPAISPAPSQLPNITETQDKRAKGQPPQDYPQSMEPDLPPGYSYPAISMGYRSGPSPQDVQLAEPAELEAIPVEPVEHAPAPLSSMAEAPECHAIVRPITESQLPEDEKNEEDMAQEQARGALEQNGEPDTVVCCMPVEHEQVQGEAAMLICHPEESSACEAAPCPGGWLEEPVHKDSTIVCQEDGDLLEKEDVVSELKPQTAPAPEHPCVPLNPADLQPSTGTEAVAEGTEKEAQEEDCVQILSAPSSPISATPFPQPIVPSYWSLELLIAAAFCGDCPPPSPPASTTSQGCAGPFYASTYGMELLSELADLERQQEHHITDKSEGQEQLIFDLQSLATLAVARALELDSKASSIADAEKHCPAKRTLNLRRKCNWTPRHEPVCPVKSAMEAIDSQELAIRVRLADLQRRYKEKQKELVKLQRKHDHQKEETPRSPARRGPGRPRKRKSTGLGPVAPPEPQKKVKSVGMVLLTEESGRGGGDLMKKRRLSNRSFGRLGAVQVTVSSSVKMQSSQKSLHEHHMAQLKSKPAVSKTIRERETLGSAHLYTSQRSPKADSRLSNMTANESEGQSDTGSGDSGTQESWKGLRNSKKKSEAALNRVSACVQQPRARGQDATEDGETFAEDTESSEQEEEEAEGSYNIDAGHIIKVPPSRELPSSSILKDPSPSSVVKLEVNQKAKNKRERQELYGSQIRSNTEGEVKVKKRPHCRSAPDNATKTLGVRRRPGRPRLQEKLWAGHYRKPAGLLSFSSTSERLRRATRKSSMLRGVLSKKSCWSAVVQSPQSDDTCKRRTRFRQSKGRAVSRLLESFAADDGFQLGGDSSFSDEDEENSSSSTRHSPAPPNCVLTKDLLTEGLKILISKEDELLYAARVRTLDLPDIYSIVIDGERGNRPRIYSLEQLLQEAVLDVRPEREALLTEGTRVCAYWSERSRCLYPGYVRRGGSNDECKPGGVMVEFDDGDRGWISLRNIRLLPPGYQIHYAESSPTPVSSGRSDKIVLCHEGRSSQIDRSSEKTASTEEAKTKEKPMRKPGRPKGSGLKRFTSDSVSKTSSSPLTWPSLAQPRKRAPVNLFQLNGSASKKTMKNREAVFPHASVSVTSSAKCIFNSRSFEVDSFSSIANGYSSFCSQNSGMPVEGRSSPYGQGRKSEESDIPRGRKNEFLIKLDHEGVMNPKNKSSKALLMLGGSGFGSKGISAPPKPEAYSHPVLLVKDKRKGDSSRAELLPIQRKPSPSLLMSKHGDMGLSCHRDCHSSYSDMDEEDEEEEERRRRTESVLVPASGGMRMAGRFLPHLSVSSSSSGSSSSSSSGSISSSSVCSSDNDSSYSSEDDENSTLLLQSCLTPHHSLLHPHKAPTGPPQHSFVAKAMAVSSAKGGNVDSAARKPLKRKECLSSSSKTSKDLVKRQKLLADHSRLKVSSCMPARQLWRWSGNPTQRRGLKGKARKLYYKSIVRGRDTVHVGDCAVFLSAGRPHLPYIGRIESFWETWTSSMVVKVKWFYHPEETNLGKRLHDGKHGLYQSCHEDENDVQTISHKCQVVSRKEYEHLSRNRKPGSNLQDLYYLAGTYDPTSGQLLTADGVSVLC